One genomic segment of Arenicella xantha includes these proteins:
- a CDS encoding VC0807 family protein: MTDLEKAATVDTQNEPAPKPAGARSVFVDLIVCVIVPTLILKQLSGAEMLGPTYALIAALSLPAAVGLWGFISEKKIGFVPALGFISILLTGSIGILKLPKEYIAYKEALIPGVIAIATILSTYTKKPLVRLFLFNDAFLDTDKVDQRLLENGRKPEFDRMLRNATWLLASSFVLSAVLNFVLAKSIVVSESGTDAFNSELGTMNLYSYPVIVVPCMIITICALFYVFKNVSKLTGYQLDDLVRQ; this comes from the coding sequence ATGACGGATCTTGAAAAAGCGGCGACTGTGGATACACAAAACGAACCAGCCCCCAAACCAGCCGGCGCGCGCAGTGTATTTGTTGACTTAATTGTCTGCGTCATCGTGCCCACATTGATCCTCAAGCAGCTAAGCGGTGCCGAGATGCTTGGCCCAACTTATGCTTTAATTGCCGCACTCAGCTTGCCTGCCGCGGTCGGTTTGTGGGGCTTTATATCTGAAAAAAAAATTGGCTTTGTGCCGGCCTTAGGATTCATCAGCATTTTACTCACGGGTAGCATCGGTATTCTGAAACTACCCAAAGAGTACATAGCATATAAAGAAGCGCTTATTCCTGGTGTCATCGCAATCGCAACAATTTTGTCGACTTATACAAAGAAACCATTGGTGCGCTTATTCTTGTTCAACGACGCGTTTTTAGACACAGACAAGGTAGACCAACGTTTACTCGAAAATGGACGTAAGCCAGAGTTCGACCGAATGCTGAGAAATGCCACTTGGTTGCTGGCAAGTAGCTTCGTTCTATCAGCGGTCCTGAACTTTGTATTAGCCAAATCGATCGTGGTCAGCGAATCGGGAACTGATGCATTCAACAGCGAACTGGGAACTATGAACCTTTACAGTTATCCAGTGATCGTGGTTCCCTGCATGATCATCACGATTTGCGCATTGTTCTACGTTTTCAAGAACGTTTCTAAACTTACCGGTTACCAGCTTGACGACCTGGTCCGTCAGTAG
- a CDS encoding deoxynucleoside kinase, producing the protein MNEIDESIEAPQVAETTSSKYIVVEGPIGVGKSSLTRKLSETLGSSLLLEKPNENPFLQRFYKSPKRFALPTQLFFLFQRVRQLSEVKQEDMFAPGRVADFMLEKDPIFAQLTLDDDEFRLYQQVYRNLAIDAPVPDLMVYLQAPVNVLQQRIKKRRIKYEQDIEVSYLQRLSDAYTTYFHRYSETPLLIVNAAEINPIDNESHYNALLRHIDRIDAGKHFFNPLVV; encoded by the coding sequence CTGAATGAAATTGATGAGTCTATAGAGGCTCCGCAAGTAGCCGAAACCACTTCGAGTAAATATATAGTCGTGGAGGGACCTATCGGTGTTGGTAAATCAAGTTTAACGCGAAAGTTGTCCGAGACCTTGGGCTCATCGCTGTTACTTGAAAAGCCTAACGAAAATCCGTTTCTACAACGGTTTTACAAGTCTCCAAAGCGATTTGCACTGCCAACGCAGCTGTTTTTTCTGTTTCAACGCGTTCGGCAGTTGTCTGAGGTGAAGCAAGAAGACATGTTCGCGCCTGGACGTGTGGCCGACTTTATGTTGGAAAAGGATCCTATTTTTGCGCAGCTCACATTAGATGATGATGAGTTTCGACTGTATCAGCAGGTCTATCGAAATCTAGCCATTGACGCGCCAGTGCCGGATTTAATGGTCTATCTACAAGCGCCAGTAAATGTACTGCAACAACGCATTAAAAAGCGTCGCATAAAGTATGAGCAAGATATCGAAGTAAGCTATTTGCAGCGTTTGAGTGATGCATATACAACGTATTTCCATCGGTACTCGGAAACTCCACTATTGATCGTTAATGCGGCTGAGATTAATCCAATTGATAACGAGTCGCACTATAATGCGTTACTCAGGCATATTGATCGAATTGATGCGGGCAAACATTTTTTTAATCCGCTTGTCGTTTAA
- the panB gene encoding 3-methyl-2-oxobutanoate hydroxymethyltransferase — translation MAVTVTTMQKMKQAGDKITWLTAYDYSFASLIDNAGIDAILVGDSLGMVMQGHATPVPVTLEDAAYHTACVARGASNCMIVGDLPFGSYQVSKEQAYQSAVTLMQAGAHTIKLEGGELQVETIRFLVERGIAVCAHIGLTPQSVHQLGGFKVQGRGDAAQQLIDDAVKVEQAGAFAVVLEAVPAALAKQISERLSIPTIGIGAGVDCDGQVLVLQDMIGIYPKKSPKFCKNFMYGSASIEAAIERYIKEVKDRDFPALEHSFS, via the coding sequence ATGGCAGTAACGGTAACCACCATGCAAAAGATGAAGCAAGCTGGTGATAAAATAACGTGGTTAACAGCCTACGACTACAGCTTTGCATCGCTCATTGATAATGCTGGGATTGATGCCATATTAGTAGGTGATTCGTTAGGCATGGTCATGCAAGGGCATGCTACGCCAGTGCCGGTAACGCTTGAGGATGCCGCTTATCACACTGCGTGTGTCGCGCGAGGTGCGAGTAATTGTATGATTGTTGGCGACCTTCCGTTTGGCAGTTATCAAGTCAGCAAAGAGCAGGCATATCAGAGTGCCGTAACCTTGATGCAAGCCGGCGCGCATACCATTAAGTTAGAAGGTGGTGAACTGCAGGTAGAAACAATAAGGTTCTTGGTTGAGCGAGGTATTGCGGTGTGTGCGCACATAGGACTAACTCCGCAATCAGTTCACCAACTTGGTGGCTTTAAAGTGCAGGGGCGAGGCGACGCGGCTCAACAGTTGATCGACGATGCTGTTAAAGTAGAGCAGGCTGGTGCCTTTGCGGTGGTACTTGAGGCGGTTCCAGCGGCATTGGCTAAACAAATTAGTGAGCGTTTGAGCATTCCGACGATCGGAATTGGCGCGGGCGTTGATTGCGATGGGCAGGTACTGGTGTTGCAAGACATGATTGGTATCTACCCGAAAAAAAGCCCCAAGTTCTGTAAAAATTTCATGTACGGTAGCGCATCAATTGAGGCTGCTATTGAGCGTTATATCAAGGAAGTAAAAGACCGTGACTTTCCTGCGCTTGAACACAGTTTTAGTTAG